taatataaaatttattttatatttttaacaaatgaataaaatcaaaaacaattaaGTTTTTCACGTTCATTTCCTTCAAGCACACATTGCTTATAAAGTAGTATTCACATATGGCAACATTTAAATACatttctttaacttttttttgcaCATTTTTAGAACTGCTGGTACGGTTGGTGCTGTCGTCACATGCCCATTGGAGGTAGTGAAAACCCGTTTGCAGAGCTCAAATTCCTTTCTTGGCCCGATACGCCTCGAACCACCAGGCTCTACAAATGGATCCAGCGAATTATTACGACCCGAACAGCGACGGAAATTAAGTACAACAATTTTGCGCAAAAGATCACAGCCACAGGTGATTGAGGGTGTGCGTAGGGTAGTACCAATTTTACTCAAAATTAACTACTTTTTGTTCTATACACATACGCACTTACTGATATatgtttattattaataaataatattaaattatgcATTCTTGTCATATTACAGATAATGGCAATCTCACATTGCGGCATCTCATCCACCTCCACAAAGACAATGAGCATCATACAGTGCTTGAGGTGGGTAAGCAAGcggttttgttttttgaaataacctcctttgaaattattcttggCTACGGCAACATAAGCTCTCGAAGCACTTAACCACGTATCTCCAAACGAGAAAACAAGtctttaatatatattttgataaGTTTGTGtacgattttaattttttctaattttcttgcAGGCACATAGTACAAAATGAAGGACCGCGTGCTTTATTCAAAGGTCTGGGACCAAATCTTATTGGCGTGGCACCATCGCGGGCGATATATTTTTGCACCTACTCACAAACAAAGCATTTTTTGAATAGTTTAAGGTGAAttgaaaaattactaaaaatccaATCAGTCGCACCTCTTCAAATGTTAATACCATAGTCtaaccccatcgggttagggagcatagaatatacccgcggcaggcatgtctttcgtaaaaggcgaccaaaatactaaattgattcaaagggttgtgtagcacaacccttacaaggggttgtcagcgcagTTTATAGCTTTTCCCACCAAACTTTTCACCTCACCTGccctggcgaatcctgtttccttagcagccaagttcttcatggatctaggcagtgggagggcggtatgacctagaaggcTCCACGTGGTCAttctaaatcgtttccgagatggtcgggctagtaccgtaatgatgcttgttaccggaacgtaccgcatctatatccggcaaaggaccatcaacaccgataaccttcggggagtgtccttattgctacaataTATTATATAGAAATTTTGATCTCGATTGAAGTCTAAAAATATCTATATTCCAATGGATGCCAAAAAAGGGTTCCCTCGGCCCCTGGGTAAAGttgctttttaattatttttaagccGTATTtgtggattttgatgaaatttgccacATAGGTAGCCGAAGTCTGGGTGAAACTACCAACTGTATGTTTTGTGAAAGAAGGGAGGGAGGtgttaaatatatgggctataaAAATCGAGCTCcgaacaatttttaaaaagtgggcggtgtcacaccATTTCTGCCTCCGTCAGCTTTGTGGGATTGTTCTAAGGATCGTATCGGATCTATTCCAACAATTTTTCGTTCGGGATCGTTTCGGCACAGTTTCGCAATAATTTCGATAACTTTAAGGTATGCTTTCGAGAGTTGTCTGCATCATATCGGGATTATTTTGTGCAACTTTTTCGGGAAAGTTTCTAGACGATTTTGAGAGATAACTTCGGAGTGGGTTTTGGGATAAATTCTTTTGCTGATATTTCGGGTTATTTTGCGTGCTATTTCGAGATCCTATCTGGATTGTCTTAGGATAATTTCAGATATTTTTTCGGTTCTGTTTTCGGAATCATTCCGCGATTTTCAGGATTGTGTTCGGACCAATTTTAGGCTATTTCGaaatatttcagaaatttttaaaaggatAATTTGAGAATTACTTCGAGACCGTTAATTAACAATTTCGTTTTTGTATCGAGACTTTCTGAAAAATTTCGGGTTTGTTTTTAGACCATTTCAAGACTTTTACCTGATCATTTCGAACTAGACAACTTCGGATCATTCTTTGACTTCAAGATAAGTTTTTGATCATTTCGGAACACGTCGATATTGTCGTCGGGATCAATTcaaaactatttcgggataatttcgggttTGTTTTGGATTCGTTTCGGTATTATCTTCGGATCATTAGGCATTGTTTTCTCTATAATTTCAGCACTATTTCTGGCTAATTTTAGGATTGTTTTCAAGAAAAAAATCTCCTTCCTATTTAGATATTAAATCAATTTCACCACcccaaatatacatatgtgcatttataatttttttatcatacctGATTCCTCTATATTTATTTACTTTCAGTTTCATGCAAACTGAATCACCACCGGTGCACATAGTAAGTGCTGCCAGCGCTGGTTTTGTCTCATCCTCACTAACAAATCCTATTTGGTTTGTAAAGACGCGCCTACAGCTAGACTATAATTCCAAAGTGCAAATGACTGTGCGGCAATGCGTCAATCGGGTTTATTCGCAAGGTGGCGTTGCTGGTTTCTACAAGGGCATCACAGCTAGCTATTTTGGCATCTGTGAGACAATGGTGCACTTTGTCATTTACGAGTTTATCAAATCAAAATTGGTAAGATTAATGAGtgtttaaatatttcaataaatgttacttattaacattttatatatttttaattttttctcccTGTAGATTGAAATGCACAACACACGTCCCGCAGATAAAAAATCCTCGAAAGATTTTCTGGAGTTTATGGCGGCTGGTGCCATTTCAAAGACTGTAGCATCCTGTATTGCATATCCGCATGAAGTGGCGCGAACAAGACTGCGTGAGGAGGGtaataaatataatacatttttccaAACATTGCACACCGTCTGGAAGGAGGAGGGACGTTCTGGATTGTATAGGTAAGTAAAACTAAGTAAATATCCccgaagtaaaaaaaatttatataaaagtgaagcAACAAGATTTAATTTTGACTTAGAGCAAAGTTCATTGTTTGATACAAATGGATTGCTATTCATCTTAGATAAAAATTCTCACGGCCGTGTTTACTCCTCAGCGGATTATTATATAAAACAGATAGGTCATCAAACTTGACTTCCGGACTAATTTTGGAATTGTATCAAAAATATTTAGTTACTTCGTCGTAACCATTATCTCGTGATTATTTGGTTGTTATTCGAGTCGAGTTAATTCGGGGAGAAGTTCATTTTGCCAAACTCTGGGACAATTAGCTGCACATCAGAATTGAGTTTATTTAAATACTAGTCGGGAAATATTTCAGTTAATAGAACACAACGAAGCGCATACCTTGATAATGTTGTGCTATTTTAAGCAAATTTTagattggaaaccatggaaacaacttcGAACTTTACAATGAATATGCGACTCTTGTGAATGGCCCAATTGTAAATTTTGTGAAGAAAAAGTTTGTAGAATACTTTAATCCGCCATCTTTTATGAAACGCTTCTTTTTTATAAAGTTCGCACAAAGTGGCATTTAAGGGAAAGTTAAACGGGTCATATGTTCTATTTTGGGCCTGGAAACATAAACGTGCTCTATTGTTTCcgcctccaacccgcacttgAGAAGGtcttatttaaaagcatgtgacgccaaaaggcagtgttcagtcagtcTCGTCATAAGCCTTAAGACGCAAAGAAGAAACAGTTAAAAATTCTTCTttaggggttgccagcgcaatttatagcttctgcaACCCGATTTTCAACATCcgctacccgtggcgaatcctgtttcttaacAGCCGacgttctggcgaccccaagtcccTCATGGAAGTAGGGGGTGGAGGGAGGGATGGACTAGAAGGTTCAAGGTCATACATTCCCAAGGTCTGCAAAGGGTAATCAACACCGACAACACTCCTCAAAAGCTTCAGGATGTGTATattcactacaacaacaacatactttTTGCTCTTTTTGATAAAAATCTTAATCCTGCGACAGGATTTGATTGCTTAATATCTGGTTCAGTTGAAATATTATCgtagttattttattattgttaattaatgcacatttaaatttgatttttcttGCAGAGGCTTAGCGACGCAATTGGTGCGACAAATACCTAATACGGCTATAATGATGGCCACATACGAAGGTGTCGTTTATGTTTTAACGCGAAGGTTCAATAATAAAGGCAATGAATTCTACGACTTTTAGATTTCTTTCATTTTCGCagtaaataagaagaaaaaaaaaaaacaaagtgtgATTATAATAAATGGGCCTAAATGTAAACGCACTCATGCCTAcacaacatacacacatacatataagcaCATGATTATACACAGGTTGTATTACTGTGTAGGATATGTGCTTCTGTGGCTTTAGAGTATAAGTACAAgctttttagtattttatttttcCAAACTTTATATTTAGCTACAAAGTTACTATGCAACTTTGTTGTcatcaaaaaagaaaaacaaagataTTATAAATTATGTATGAGTAAAGTAGGCTTTGAGGcgatcaaaattaaaaaataaagcgTTGAAGCCAAATTATGCTAAAAGCGAAAAAATCGTACAAAGAATTGATAACTATTTTAGAGTACCTATCGtaattcaatcacaagaggtttgctcgacagacacattttttgacaattgcatccattttgctcccaagtcgaattgacatccgttaactgtgttgtttctttgcgaattttcgaaaaatattagtagtagaaataggaagcaatcagtttacaaatacccgataaatacttattttatttaaattttatgatgaatttattaactatgccatgatatATTAGTGTGCCTGAACAtaggttatatgaaaagtacggacaccaaggaatcgtgcactttcgtaaacctat
The DNA window shown above is from Eurosta solidaginis isolate ZX-2024a chromosome 2, ASM4086904v1, whole genome shotgun sequence and carries:
- the Rim2 gene encoding mitochondrial carrier protein Rim2 isoform X1 is translated as MSTNQRDTLIHLVAGGTAGTVGAVVTCPLEVVKTRLQSSNSFLGPIRLEPPGSTNGSSELLRPEQRRKLSTTILRKRSQPQVIEGVRRIMAISHCGISSTSTKTMSIIQCLRHIVQNEGPRALFKGLGPNLIGVAPSRAIYFCTYSQTKHFLNSLSFMQTESPPVHIVSAASAGFVSSSLTNPIWFVKTRLQLDYNSKVQMTVRQCVNRVYSQGGVAGFYKGITASYFGICETMVHFVIYEFIKSKLIEMHNTRPADKKSSKDFLEFMAAGAISKTVASCIAYPHEVARTRLREEGNKYNTFFQTLHTVWKEEGRSGLYRGLATQLVRQIPNTAIMMATYEGVVYVLTRRFNNKGNEFYDF
- the Rim2 gene encoding mitochondrial carrier protein Rim2 isoform X2; the encoded protein is MSTNQRDTLIHLVAGGTAGTVGAVVTCPLEVVKTRLQSSNSFLGPIRLEPPGSTNGSSELLRPEQRRKLSTTILRKRSQPQIMAISHCGISSTSTKTMSIIQCLRHIVQNEGPRALFKGLGPNLIGVAPSRAIYFCTYSQTKHFLNSLSFMQTESPPVHIVSAASAGFVSSSLTNPIWFVKTRLQLDYNSKVQMTVRQCVNRVYSQGGVAGFYKGITASYFGICETMVHFVIYEFIKSKLIEMHNTRPADKKSSKDFLEFMAAGAISKTVASCIAYPHEVARTRLREEGNKYNTFFQTLHTVWKEEGRSGLYRGLATQLVRQIPNTAIMMATYEGVVYVLTRRFNNKGNEFYDF